A single window of Candidatus Methylomirabilota bacterium DNA harbors:
- a CDS encoding tripartite tricarboxylate transporter TctB family protein, with protein sequence MAGRDAVAASALLVFAAIGVAESARLLPYGVVRNPGPGFYPWWVSLALGSLAIVLLGHSLLKAREPRQSEGGRFGKVVGVLALLTVYALTLDTVGYPLATFGLVLFMLRVTEPHRWPVALGMALLAAGGSYVLFGLWLGVPLPAGFLAR encoded by the coding sequence ATGGCCGGACGCGACGCGGTCGCGGCCTCGGCGTTGCTGGTGTTCGCGGCCATCGGGGTGGCGGAGTCTGCGCGACTTCTGCCCTACGGCGTGGTCCGCAACCCCGGGCCCGGCTTTTATCCCTGGTGGGTGAGTCTGGCCCTGGGGTCGCTCGCGATCGTGCTGCTCGGCCACTCTCTCTTGAAGGCCCGGGAGCCGCGGCAGAGCGAGGGCGGTCGGTTCGGCAAGGTCGTCGGCGTGCTCGCGCTGCTCACCGTCTACGCCCTGACGCTCGACACCGTCGGCTATCCCCTCGCCACCTTCGGCCTCGTCCTCTTCATGCTGCGGGTGACCGAGCCGCATCGCTGGCCGGTGGCCCTGGGCATGGCCCTGCTCGCCGCCGGCGGATCGTACGTGCTCTTCGGGCTGTGGCTCGGCGTCCCGCTGCCCGCCGGCTTCCTCGCGCGCTGA
- a CDS encoding tripartite tricarboxylate transporter permease, translating to MEILGSLAHGFAVAVTPVNLFYCFLGALVGTAVGVLPGLGPPATIALLLPVTYGMPPTSAVILLAGIFYGAMYGGSTTSILLNIPGEAASVVTCIDGYQMARQGRAGLALAISAIGSFVAGSLAIVGLMLLAPPLAEFALRFGAPENSALLILGLMMVGYLGGGSMAKGLSMAALGLLLGTVGLDPIMGSPRFTYGFFKLSEGFEFVIVAMGLFGIGEALVNIERSVKPEILKAKISGLLGSREEWRSASAPIARGSLIGFLIGVLPGGGATISSFLIYALEKKLSRHPEQFGRGALEGVAAPEAGNNAAATSSFIPLLTLGIPGNASIALIFAALLIHGIRPGPLLIQERPEIFWGLIVSMYLGNFMLLILNLPLIRLWVSLLQVPYPLLAPLIVMFVLVGAYSVNNNATDVGFTVIFGLLGYLMRKFQFEPAPLVLAMILGPQLEANLRRSLIYSHGEFMVFVERPIAATLLGLAVLMLLSPLVRRALTRRLGRILSSIPEPGTPAAPEAGFTGDHRDRA from the coding sequence GTGGAGATCCTGGGCAGCCTGGCTCACGGCTTCGCGGTCGCCGTCACGCCCGTCAATCTCTTCTACTGCTTCCTGGGGGCGCTGGTGGGCACCGCCGTCGGCGTGTTGCCGGGGCTGGGGCCGCCGGCCACGATCGCGCTGCTGCTGCCCGTCACCTACGGCATGCCGCCCACCTCGGCCGTCATCCTGCTCGCCGGTATCTTCTACGGCGCCATGTACGGCGGCTCCACCACCTCGATCCTGCTCAACATCCCGGGCGAGGCCGCCTCGGTCGTGACGTGCATCGACGGGTATCAGATGGCCCGTCAGGGCCGGGCCGGGCTGGCCCTGGCCATCTCCGCCATCGGATCGTTCGTGGCCGGTTCGCTGGCCATCGTGGGCCTGATGCTGCTGGCCCCGCCGCTCGCCGAGTTCGCCCTCAGGTTCGGAGCCCCCGAGAACAGCGCGCTGCTGATCCTGGGCTTGATGATGGTCGGCTATCTGGGCGGCGGCTCGATGGCCAAGGGTCTCAGCATGGCGGCGCTGGGACTCCTGCTCGGCACGGTGGGCCTGGACCCGATCATGGGCAGCCCCCGCTTCACCTACGGCTTCTTCAAGCTCTCCGAGGGGTTCGAGTTCGTCATCGTGGCCATGGGGCTGTTCGGCATCGGCGAGGCGCTCGTCAACATCGAGCGCAGCGTCAAGCCCGAGATCCTCAAGGCCAAGATCAGCGGCCTGCTAGGCAGCCGCGAGGAGTGGCGATCCGCCTCCGCGCCCATCGCCCGCGGCTCGCTGATCGGGTTCCTGATCGGGGTGCTGCCCGGCGGGGGAGCCACCATTTCGTCGTTCCTGATCTACGCCCTGGAAAAGAAGCTCAGCCGCCATCCCGAGCAATTCGGAAGGGGCGCGCTCGAGGGAGTGGCCGCGCCGGAAGCCGGCAACAACGCGGCGGCCACCAGCTCGTTCATTCCCCTGCTGACGCTCGGCATTCCCGGCAACGCCTCCATCGCCCTGATCTTCGCCGCCCTTCTCATCCACGGCATCCGGCCCGGCCCACTCCTCATCCAGGAGCGGCCCGAGATCTTCTGGGGCCTGATCGTCTCGATGTACCTCGGCAACTTCATGCTGCTCATCCTGAATCTGCCCCTCATCCGGCTCTGGGTGAGCCTGCTTCAGGTTCCCTACCCCCTGCTGGCTCCGTTGATCGTGATGTTCGTCCTGGTGGGCGCCTACAGCGTCAACAACAATGCCACGGATGTGGGCTTCACCGTCATTTTCGGACTCCTGGGGTATCTGATGCGGAAGTTCCAGTTCGAGCCGGCTCCGCTCGTGCTGGCCATGATCCTGGGACCGCAGCTCGAAGCCAACCTGCGGCGGTCGCTCATCTACTCCCACGGGGAGTTCATGGTGTTCGTCGAGCGACCCATCGCGGCCACGCTCCTGGGGCTGGCCGTGCTGATGCTGCTCTCGCCGCTGGTCCGCCGGGCCCTGACCCGGCGGCTGGGACGCATCCTGAGCTCGATCCCGGAGCCCGGGACGCCGGCGGCGCCCGAGGCTGGCTTCACCGGCGATCATCGCGACCGGGCGTAG
- a CDS encoding NAD(P)-dependent oxidoreductase, translating to MKRVGIIGVGLLGTAVASRLLEGGFDVVGYDTRPAQPAALAARGLRPAASLLEAAAEADVVFTILPSLEAVDAAIRGPGGLLETAPPTATIVQMSTISPTLTRALGAAAAQRGIGFLDAPMSGTSAMVARGDCTIFVAGDRPRADACRSVFDAIARKTIYVGAIGLATLAKLATNLLVGLNTAAVAEALVLGAKGGLDPAQLLAILKESAAGSRMLEVRGPLMVSHRFEPQMKAELFLKDFKLMLEEGLRVGAPLPLTSLTEQLTVATVAAGHGGEDIAAIITALERMAGLER from the coding sequence ATGAAGCGCGTCGGCATCATCGGCGTGGGCTTGCTCGGCACGGCGGTCGCCTCGCGCCTGCTGGAGGGCGGGTTCGACGTCGTCGGCTACGACACGCGGCCAGCGCAGCCGGCGGCGCTGGCGGCGCGGGGTCTCCGGCCGGCGGCCAGCCTGCTGGAAGCCGCGGCCGAGGCCGACGTGGTGTTCACCATCCTGCCCTCACTGGAAGCGGTGGACGCGGCGATACGAGGTCCCGGCGGGTTGCTGGAGACGGCCCCGCCCACCGCCACCATCGTGCAGATGAGCACGATCTCGCCGACCCTCACCCGGGCGCTGGGGGCCGCCGCCGCCCAGCGGGGTATCGGATTCCTGGACGCGCCGATGAGCGGGACCAGCGCTATGGTCGCCCGGGGGGATTGCACGATCTTCGTGGCCGGCGACCGCCCGCGGGCCGATGCCTGCCGGTCCGTCTTCGACGCCATCGCGCGCAAGACGATCTACGTCGGCGCTATCGGTCTGGCCACGCTGGCCAAGCTGGCCACCAATCTCCTCGTCGGCCTCAACACGGCGGCGGTCGCCGAAGCGCTGGTGCTGGGGGCCAAGGGCGGTCTCGACCCCGCTCAGCTCCTGGCCATTCTCAAGGAGAGCGCAGCGGGATCGCGCATGCTCGAGGTACGGGGTCCCCTGATGGTCAGCCACCGCTTCGAGCCCCAGATGAAGGCCGAGCTCTTCTTGAAGGACTTCAAGCTCATGCTCGAGGAAGGCCTGCGCGTGGGGGCCCCGCTACCGCTCACGAGCCTGACCGAACAGCTCACGGTGGCCACGGTGGCCGCCGGGCACGGCGGCGAGGACATCGCGGCGATCATCACGGCCCTGGAGCGAATGGCCGGCCTGGAGCGGTAA